Proteins encoded by one window of Conger conger chromosome 1, fConCon1.1, whole genome shotgun sequence:
- the LOC133135406 gene encoding DNA-binding protein RFX5-like isoform X2, producing the protein MTEDSLQTVTSKRGGLGSGDVDTEPSMLLQKLKSNISKNVQTKVDTILQDVQRFSDNAKLYLYLQLPSGPGAGEKSNSDSSAWNSADQLHTCNWIRNHLEEHADTCLPKQDVYETYKRFCDNLQYRPLSAANFGKIIRDIFPNIKARRLGGRGQSKYCYSGIRRRTVLNMPLLPNLDLKNDPSELTELVQSYNQEVMEAACELICDWAQKILKRSFDTVVEIARFLVKEHIVNPRCSQAELISSATLAEGPVRPMKVMKKNQAQQKEGGAEGEGRGSENKKDKEGGEQVSPSKPAQGEKAVKGAECGRSGDRDVQFEAVMKRFPQLLPRGSVPDKTPQPLRSSPPTLMPKDVKVTLPITMTTLPQQQGGTLPVFNMISYVSYPEKEKASAVSVATAAPTPGVVQRARAVPKRTPEPPTGEAVAGAGGTPPKRKRGRPRKPRPEETGQPPPPAVQAPAPLSGGVIQKALPSMSSHMQAQAQPEVVKIVIQNQHGQFLGALPSTLEAPAIVDNVGLSTSSAQGSRGHSDSQPVQETSQNALLLHAVSQPVTSGTQTWETGRGMVEVIRRAPVTREGPTTVAPALALSSQPEEKQEVEITLTPAHPFTESQLASAPSASSTDCPQPSASSQT; encoded by the exons ATGACAGAAGACAGCCTTCAAACAGTGACCTCGAAACGGGGCGGGTTGGGATCTGGAGATgtagacacagagcccagcatgCTCCTTCAGAAGCTGAAGAGCAACATATC taAGAATGTACAGACCAAAGTTGACACAATTCTG CAAGACGTGCAGAGATTCTCTGACAATGCCAAACTGTACCTGTACCTCCAGCTGCCTTCAGGCCCCGGTGCGGGGGAGAAGAG CAACAGTGACTCCAGCGCCTGGAACTCAGCAGATCAGCTGCACACCTGTAACTGGATCCGCAACCACCTGGAGGAGCACGCCGACACCTGCCTGCCCAAACAGGACGTGTACGAGACATACAA GAGATTCTGTGATAACTTGCAGTACCGGCCACTGAGTGCTGCCAATTTCGGCAAGATCATCCGCGACATCTTCCCAAACATCAAAGCACGAAGGCTTGGCGGAAGGGGGCAATCAAA GTACTGCTACAGTGGAATCCGCAGGAGAACAGTTCTGAACATGCCTCTCCTcccaaatctggacctcaagaATGACCCG TCAGAGCTGACCGAGTTGGTGCAGTCCTACAACCAGGAGGTGATGGAGGCAGCATGCGAGTTGATCTGCGACTGGGCACAGAAGATCCTGAAGCGCTCCTTCGACACGGTGGTGGAGATAGCGCGCTTCCTGGTTAAGGAACACATCGTCAACCCTCGCTGTAGCCAAGCAGAGCTGATCAGCTCGGCTACGCTGGCCG AGGGCCCTGTGAGACCCATGAAGGTGATGAAGAAAAATCAAGCCCAGCAGAAAGAAGGCGGGGCAGAGGGTGAGGGAAGAGGCTCTGAAAACAAG AAGGACAAAGAAGGAGGGGAGCAGGTTTCACCAAGCAAGCCGGCGCAGGGTGAGAAAGCAGTGAAGGGGGCAGAGTGTGGTCGGTCAGGTGACCGTGACGTCCAGTTTGAGGCGGTGATGAAGCGTTTCCCCCAGCTGCTGCCCCGCGGTTCCGTCCCAGACAAGACCCCGCAGCCGCTCCGCTCCTCCCCGCCCACGCTGATGCCAAAGGACGTAAAGGTCACGCTGCccatcaccatgacaacctTGCCGCAGCAGCAAGGGGGCACCCTCCCTGTCTTCAACATGATTTCATACGTGTCGTATCCTGAAAAGGAGAAGGCCTCGGCTGTTTCCGTGGCAACCGCGGCCCCCACGCCGGGAGTGGTGCAGAGGGCCCGTGCTGTGCCAAAGCGGACCCCAGAACCGCCCACCGGTGAAGCGGTCGCAGGAGCCGGGGGAACACCCCCCAAAAGAAAGAGGGGCCGACCCAGGAAGCCACGACCGGAGGAGACAGGGCAGCCCCCGCCTCCTGCTGTCCAagcccctgcccctctctctggggGGGTCATCCAGAAAGCCCTGCCGTCCATGTCCTCCCACATGCAGGCCCAGGCCCAGCCTGAGGTGGTGAAGATTGTGATCCAGAACCAGCACGGCCAGTTCCTGGGGGCCCTCCCGTCCACCCTGGAGGCTCCAGCCATCGTGGACAATGTTGGTCTCAGCACTAGCAGTGCACAGGGGAGCAGAGGCCACAGTGACAGCCAGCCAGTGCAGGAAACCTCCCAGAATGCTCTGCTGCTCCATGCGGTGAGCCAGCCTGTCACGTCAGGGACACAAACCTGGGAGACAGGCAGGGGCATGGTGGAGGTCATCAGGAGAGCGCCAGTCACCAGGGAGGGGCCCACCACTGTGGCCCCAGCTTTGGCCCTGAGCTCTCAGCCTGAGGAGAAGCAGGAGGTGGAGATTACTctcaccccagcccacccctTCACAGAGTCACAACTTGCCTCTGCCCCCTCGGCGAGTAGCACTGACTGTCCCCAGCCTAGTGCAAGCTCCCAGACTTAA
- the LOC133135406 gene encoding DNA-binding protein RFX5-like isoform X1, translating into MTEDSLQTVTSKRGGLGSGDVDTEPSMLLQKLKSNISKNVQTKVDTILQDVQRFSDNAKLYLYLQLPSGPGAGEKSSNSDSSAWNSADQLHTCNWIRNHLEEHADTCLPKQDVYETYKRFCDNLQYRPLSAANFGKIIRDIFPNIKARRLGGRGQSKYCYSGIRRRTVLNMPLLPNLDLKNDPSELTELVQSYNQEVMEAACELICDWAQKILKRSFDTVVEIARFLVKEHIVNPRCSQAELISSATLAEGPVRPMKVMKKNQAQQKEGGAEGEGRGSENKKDKEGGEQVSPSKPAQGEKAVKGAECGRSGDRDVQFEAVMKRFPQLLPRGSVPDKTPQPLRSSPPTLMPKDVKVTLPITMTTLPQQQGGTLPVFNMISYVSYPEKEKASAVSVATAAPTPGVVQRARAVPKRTPEPPTGEAVAGAGGTPPKRKRGRPRKPRPEETGQPPPPAVQAPAPLSGGVIQKALPSMSSHMQAQAQPEVVKIVIQNQHGQFLGALPSTLEAPAIVDNVGLSTSSAQGSRGHSDSQPVQETSQNALLLHAVSQPVTSGTQTWETGRGMVEVIRRAPVTREGPTTVAPALALSSQPEEKQEVEITLTPAHPFTESQLASAPSASSTDCPQPSASSQT; encoded by the exons ATGACAGAAGACAGCCTTCAAACAGTGACCTCGAAACGGGGCGGGTTGGGATCTGGAGATgtagacacagagcccagcatgCTCCTTCAGAAGCTGAAGAGCAACATATC taAGAATGTACAGACCAAAGTTGACACAATTCTG CAAGACGTGCAGAGATTCTCTGACAATGCCAAACTGTACCTGTACCTCCAGCTGCCTTCAGGCCCCGGTGCGGGGGAGAAGAG CAGCAACAGTGACTCCAGCGCCTGGAACTCAGCAGATCAGCTGCACACCTGTAACTGGATCCGCAACCACCTGGAGGAGCACGCCGACACCTGCCTGCCCAAACAGGACGTGTACGAGACATACAA GAGATTCTGTGATAACTTGCAGTACCGGCCACTGAGTGCTGCCAATTTCGGCAAGATCATCCGCGACATCTTCCCAAACATCAAAGCACGAAGGCTTGGCGGAAGGGGGCAATCAAA GTACTGCTACAGTGGAATCCGCAGGAGAACAGTTCTGAACATGCCTCTCCTcccaaatctggacctcaagaATGACCCG TCAGAGCTGACCGAGTTGGTGCAGTCCTACAACCAGGAGGTGATGGAGGCAGCATGCGAGTTGATCTGCGACTGGGCACAGAAGATCCTGAAGCGCTCCTTCGACACGGTGGTGGAGATAGCGCGCTTCCTGGTTAAGGAACACATCGTCAACCCTCGCTGTAGCCAAGCAGAGCTGATCAGCTCGGCTACGCTGGCCG AGGGCCCTGTGAGACCCATGAAGGTGATGAAGAAAAATCAAGCCCAGCAGAAAGAAGGCGGGGCAGAGGGTGAGGGAAGAGGCTCTGAAAACAAG AAGGACAAAGAAGGAGGGGAGCAGGTTTCACCAAGCAAGCCGGCGCAGGGTGAGAAAGCAGTGAAGGGGGCAGAGTGTGGTCGGTCAGGTGACCGTGACGTCCAGTTTGAGGCGGTGATGAAGCGTTTCCCCCAGCTGCTGCCCCGCGGTTCCGTCCCAGACAAGACCCCGCAGCCGCTCCGCTCCTCCCCGCCCACGCTGATGCCAAAGGACGTAAAGGTCACGCTGCccatcaccatgacaacctTGCCGCAGCAGCAAGGGGGCACCCTCCCTGTCTTCAACATGATTTCATACGTGTCGTATCCTGAAAAGGAGAAGGCCTCGGCTGTTTCCGTGGCAACCGCGGCCCCCACGCCGGGAGTGGTGCAGAGGGCCCGTGCTGTGCCAAAGCGGACCCCAGAACCGCCCACCGGTGAAGCGGTCGCAGGAGCCGGGGGAACACCCCCCAAAAGAAAGAGGGGCCGACCCAGGAAGCCACGACCGGAGGAGACAGGGCAGCCCCCGCCTCCTGCTGTCCAagcccctgcccctctctctggggGGGTCATCCAGAAAGCCCTGCCGTCCATGTCCTCCCACATGCAGGCCCAGGCCCAGCCTGAGGTGGTGAAGATTGTGATCCAGAACCAGCACGGCCAGTTCCTGGGGGCCCTCCCGTCCACCCTGGAGGCTCCAGCCATCGTGGACAATGTTGGTCTCAGCACTAGCAGTGCACAGGGGAGCAGAGGCCACAGTGACAGCCAGCCAGTGCAGGAAACCTCCCAGAATGCTCTGCTGCTCCATGCGGTGAGCCAGCCTGTCACGTCAGGGACACAAACCTGGGAGACAGGCAGGGGCATGGTGGAGGTCATCAGGAGAGCGCCAGTCACCAGGGAGGGGCCCACCACTGTGGCCCCAGCTTTGGCCCTGAGCTCTCAGCCTGAGGAGAAGCAGGAGGTGGAGATTACTctcaccccagcccacccctTCACAGAGTCACAACTTGCCTCTGCCCCCTCGGCGAGTAGCACTGACTGTCCCCAGCCTAGTGCAAGCTCCCAGACTTAA
- the selenbp1 gene encoding methanethiol oxidase, whose amino-acid sequence MAKCGGCGPGYKTPLDAMKGPREEIVYLPCIYRNTDILKPDYLATVDVDSTSPTYCEVIHRLPMPNLKDELHHSGWNTCSSCFDDSSKKRNRLILPSLISSRIYVVDVGTNPRAPSLHKTVEPTELFWKCGLANPHTSHCLGSGQIMISSMGDPSGNGKGGFILLDGETFEVVGNWELPGEAAPFGYDFWYQPRHNVMMSTEWGSPKALANGFNLEDVKAGHYGTSIHVWDWTTHKRIQSLDLGEEGAIPLEIRFLHDPAASEGFVGCALGGTVFHFFKTQKGNWEAEKVISVPSKKVEGWVLPEMPGLITDILISLDDRFLYFSNWLHGDIRQYDITDTRNPHLVGQVFLGGSIQNDSQVKVLEDKELDSQPPPCVIKGKRVPGSPQMLQLSLDGKRLYVTTSLYSAWDKQFYPDLIKEGSVMMQIDVDNVNGGLKLNEDFLVDFGKEPGGPVLAHELRYPGGDCSSDIWL is encoded by the exons ATGG caaagtgtggaggctgtGGCCCGGGGTACAAGACTCCTCTGGATGCTATGAAGG GGCCTCGTGAAGAGATTGTCTATCTGCCCTGTATTTATCGCAACACTGACATCCTGAAACCCGATTACCTTGCCACTGTGGATGTGGACTCCACGTCACCCACCTATTGTGAG GTGATCCACCGCTTACCCATGCCCAACCTGAAGGACGAGTTGCACCACTCTGGATGGAACACCTGCAGCAGTTGCTTTGATGATAGCTCTAAGAAGCGCAACCGCCTTATCCTGCCCTCCCTCATCTCCTCCCGAATCTACGTGGTGGATGTGGGCACAAATCCCCGGGCCCCAAGCCTGCACAAG acagtggagccaactgagctgttctggaagtgTGGCCTTGCCAAcccccacacctcacactgccTGGGCAGTGGCCAGATTATGATCAGCTCAATGGGGGACCCCTCTGGCAATGGCAAGG GTGGCTTCATCCTGTTAGATGGGGAGACATTTGAAGTGGTTGGTAACTGGGAGCTGCCGGGTGAAGCTGCCCCCTTTGGCTATGACTTCTGGTACCAGCCAAGACACAATGTCATGATGAGTACTGAATGGGGCTCTCCAAAGGCCCTTGCCAATGGCTTCAACCTGGAGGATGTCAAAGCAG GCCATTATGGGACAAGCATCCATGTTTGGGACTGGACAACTCACAAGCGTATTCAGTCCCTGGACCTGGGGGAAGAAGGTGCTATTCCACTGGAGATCCGATTCCTGCATGACCCGGCAGCCTCAGAGGGTTTCGTGGGTTGCGCGCTTGGTGGAACAGTCTTCCATTTCTTCAAGACTCAG aaggGGAACTGGGAGGCTGAGAAGGTCATCAGTGTTCCCAGTAAGAAGGTGGAAGGATGGGTCCTGCCAGAGATGCCAG GTTTAATCACAGACATACTGATCTCCCTCGATGACCGTTTCCTGTACTTTAGCAACTGGCTGCATGGTGACATTCGGCAGTATGACATTACAGACACCAGAAACCCACATCTTGTGGGCCAG GTGTTTCTGGGTGGCAGCATTCAGAATGACAGCCAGGTCAAAGTGCTGGAGGACAAGGAGCTGGACAGCCAGCCACCACCCTGTGTGATAAAG GGAAAGCGTGTGCCAGGAAGCCCTCAGATGCTGCAGCTCAGTCTGGATGGGAAAAGGCTATATGTCACGACCTCTCTGTACAGTGCCTGGGACAAGCAGTTTTATCCAGATCTTATCAA GGAGGGCTCTGTGATGATGCAGATTGATGTGGACAATGTGAACGGAGGCCTGAAGCTCAATGAGGATTTCCTTGTTGATTTTGGAAAGGAGCCTGGTGGACCAGTTCTTGCCCATGAGCTACGATACCCTGGAGGAGACTGCAGCTCTGACATCTGGTTATGA